In a single window of the Bacillus mycoides genome:
- a CDS encoding PTS ascorbate transporter subunit IIC, producing MFDLIMKDILGQPAILVGLFAMCGLLLQKKNFADTVSGTLKTIMGFVVLGGGATILIGALDVFGKIFDKAFHIKGIIPNNEAVVAIAQQTLGTETALIMVFGMIANLLIARFTRFKYVFLTGHHTLFMACLISAVFSTTGMKGASLVISGSIILGLLMVIFPALLQPYVRKITGMDDIAIGHFGSVGYLAAGFVGSKFGNKEKSTEQIKVPKSLGFLRDTSVSMSLTMAVLFFIVAPFAGKNFIETELSNGQNYLVYSFMQAITFAAGVYIILAGVRMLIAEIVPAFKGIADKLVPNAKPALDCPTIFPFAPNAVIIGFLTSFIAGLLSMFILPFIGLSVIVPGLIPHFFTGATAAVFGNATGGRRGAILGAFVNGLLISFLPAILLPILGGLGFENTTFGDSDFAVVGILISEIAKLLGNVF from the coding sequence ATGTTTGATTTAATAATGAAAGATATTTTGGGACAGCCTGCAATATTAGTTGGATTGTTTGCTATGTGTGGTTTACTATTGCAAAAAAAGAATTTTGCAGATACAGTTTCAGGAACATTAAAAACAATTATGGGCTTCGTCGTTTTAGGAGGCGGAGCCACTATATTAATAGGGGCTTTAGATGTTTTTGGTAAAATATTTGATAAAGCATTTCATATTAAAGGGATTATTCCAAATAACGAAGCTGTTGTTGCGATAGCACAGCAAACTTTAGGAACAGAAACGGCATTAATTATGGTATTTGGGATGATTGCTAATTTACTAATTGCACGATTTACAAGATTTAAATATGTATTTTTAACTGGTCATCATACCTTATTCATGGCATGTTTAATTTCAGCTGTATTTTCAACTACAGGGATGAAAGGCGCTTCACTAGTTATTAGTGGGTCTATTATTTTAGGATTACTTATGGTCATTTTTCCAGCTCTACTTCAACCGTATGTTAGAAAAATTACGGGAATGGATGATATCGCAATTGGCCATTTCGGTTCAGTTGGGTATTTAGCAGCAGGATTTGTTGGTAGTAAATTTGGAAATAAGGAAAAATCTACAGAACAAATTAAAGTACCGAAGTCATTAGGGTTTTTACGTGATACATCAGTTTCTATGTCATTAACAATGGCTGTGTTATTCTTTATTGTTGCACCATTTGCTGGGAAAAACTTTATCGAAACAGAATTAAGTAACGGACAAAATTATCTCGTGTATTCATTCATGCAAGCAATTACATTCGCTGCGGGTGTATATATTATTCTAGCTGGTGTCCGTATGTTGATTGCAGAAATTGTCCCTGCATTTAAAGGGATAGCAGATAAACTTGTACCAAATGCCAAACCAGCATTAGATTGTCCAACAATCTTCCCATTCGCGCCAAATGCGGTTATTATTGGCTTTTTAACAAGTTTTATTGCTGGATTACTATCTATGTTTATTCTTCCGTTTATCGGATTAAGTGTAATAGTGCCAGGATTAATCCCTCATTTCTTCACAGGGGCAACAGCTGCTGTATTTGGAAATGCAACTGGAGGAAGACGAGGAGCAATACTTGGAGCTTTTGTAAATGGATTATTAATCTCATTCCTACCAGCTATATTACTACCTATATTAGGTGGATTAGGATTTGAAAATACAACATTCGGTGATTCCGACTTTGCTGTTGTTGGTATTTTAATTAGTGAAATTGCGAAATTGCTAGGGAATGTTTTCTAA
- a CDS encoding TetR/AcrR family transcriptional regulator — MSTPKKEDPRTVRSREMFKNAVFSLLCENPSISSLTVQKVATKAGLNRTTFYLHYQDIQDLLDQITNEISNELSNKIADLIHAKDLSEKQKLTQLLDYLYIHRNYLFILFKMNQFEEQLFLFLKELIETRRENTKKDLPDDYVAVDIKTASLVGIIMWWIRNGLHFSSDYIANQIYFMYRG; from the coding sequence ATGTCTACACCTAAAAAAGAAGATCCTCGTACAGTTCGTTCAAGAGAAATGTTTAAAAATGCTGTTTTTTCTCTCCTATGTGAGAATCCTAGTATTTCAAGTTTAACGGTTCAGAAAGTCGCAACAAAAGCAGGATTAAACCGAACAACCTTTTACTTACATTATCAAGATATTCAAGATTTACTAGACCAAATCACGAATGAGATTTCAAATGAACTTTCAAATAAAATAGCTGATTTAATACATGCAAAAGATTTATCAGAAAAACAAAAGCTAACACAATTACTTGATTATTTATATATCCATCGAAATTATTTATTTATATTATTTAAAATGAATCAATTTGAGGAGCAACTATTTTTATTTTTAAAAGAGTTAATAGAAACGAGAAGAGAGAATACGAAAAAGGATCTGCCTGATGATTATGTTGCGGTTGATATTAAAACAGCTTCATTGGTAGGTATTATCATGTGGTGGATAAGGAATGGACTTCACTTTAGTTCAGATTATATCGCAAATCAAATTTATTTCATGTACAGAGGGTAA
- a CDS encoding DHA2 family efflux MFS transporter permease subunit, with protein MQKEISERNKKIILIVLISGCFLSTLNQTLLNVAMSNLMEVFDVTAATVQWLSTGFMLINGVLVPITAFLMKRFTTRQLFISSMLSLFIGTVLCACAMNFGILLTGRMIQAVGAGIIMPLMMTVILYLYPSEKRGSIMGTIGFAIIFAPAIAPTLSGFIIEYVSWRWLFIGFAPFVLIVIILALKYLMNVAETTKAKLDIVSVILSTIGFGCIIFGFSSAGSKGWDHPIVITTIIIGIIVTTLFCLRQIKSSDPLLNLSVFKYKIFTLTSVINVLITMIMYADLILLPIYLQNGRGFTAFESGLLLLPGAVINAFLSPITGKMFDKYGAKPLFIIGLICIIISMWGVIDLTESTTYMYLMVRTIILRIGLSFISMPLNTAGLNALPRELGSHGSAVSNTVRQLAGAIGTAVIITVYTIQSTSHTSQLSSENGSISAMQVTKLASIFSSSDAYVFMLVLSFVALIIACFMPKKVALQKSESKS; from the coding sequence ATGCAAAAGGAAATATCAGAAAGAAATAAAAAAATTATATTAATTGTGCTCATTTCCGGTTGTTTTTTATCAACATTAAATCAGACGCTATTAAATGTAGCGATGAGTAATTTAATGGAAGTATTTGATGTTACAGCTGCAACCGTGCAATGGCTATCAACAGGCTTTATGCTCATAAATGGCGTTCTAGTGCCAATTACTGCATTTTTAATGAAACGATTTACAACAAGGCAGCTGTTTATTAGCTCGATGCTCTCTTTGTTTATCGGGACTGTTCTTTGTGCATGTGCCATGAATTTTGGCATTTTGTTAACAGGAAGAATGATTCAAGCAGTTGGGGCAGGAATTATTATGCCACTAATGATGACAGTTATTTTATATTTATACCCTAGTGAAAAGCGTGGCAGTATTATGGGAACCATCGGTTTCGCCATAATTTTTGCGCCAGCCATCGCTCCAACATTATCTGGCTTTATTATTGAATATGTATCATGGAGATGGTTATTTATTGGATTCGCTCCATTTGTATTAATCGTTATTATTCTCGCGCTAAAATATTTAATGAATGTTGCTGAGACAACAAAAGCAAAATTAGATATCGTAAGTGTCATTTTATCAACGATTGGCTTTGGTTGTATTATATTCGGATTTAGTAGTGCAGGAAGTAAAGGATGGGATCATCCAATTGTTATTACTACAATTATCATCGGAATAATTGTTACAACTCTATTTTGTTTACGTCAAATAAAGTCTAGCGATCCACTATTAAATTTATCCGTATTTAAGTATAAAATTTTCACTCTTACATCAGTCATTAACGTACTCATTACGATGATTATGTATGCTGATTTAATTCTTTTACCGATTTACTTGCAAAACGGACGAGGTTTTACTGCTTTTGAATCAGGTTTACTTCTATTACCTGGAGCTGTAATTAATGCATTCTTATCACCTATCACGGGTAAAATGTTTGATAAATATGGGGCAAAACCACTCTTTATTATAGGTTTAATATGTATCATTATATCGATGTGGGGTGTAATTGATTTGACCGAATCCACCACTTATATGTATTTAATGGTTCGTACCATTATTCTACGCATTGGACTAAGTTTCATTTCGATGCCTTTAAATACAGCAGGTTTAAACGCTTTACCAAGAGAACTGGGTTCACATGGTTCCGCAGTGAGTAATACCGTACGTCAATTAGCAGGTGCTATAGGAACAGCAGTCATTATTACTGTGTATACAATTCAATCCACTTCACATACTTCACAGTTATCTAGTGAGAACGGAAGCATATCAGCTATGCAAGTAACGAAATTAGCTTCTATCTTCAGCTCAAGTGATGCGTACGTATTTATGTTAGTCTTATCCTTTGTAGCTTTGATTATTGCATGTTTTATGCCTAAAAAAGTAGCACTCCAAAAATCCGAAAGTAAATCTTAA
- a CDS encoding WapI family immunity protein gives MNFQNEKISLHLEVVNYQYADAKDECDRNWLRVKAKLSEENKVFETMDPFLQTYDLQYMIKWFESLPNPKYNELDFIEPNLAFEFMGGKAGEFNIVIRLSLELNPTWCKEEEYEFSIGITQEDRENIIRSIEEQQRKFPKR, from the coding sequence ATGAATTTTCAAAATGAAAAAATATCATTACATTTAGAGGTTGTAAATTACCAATATGCAGATGCAAAAGACGAGTGTGATAGAAATTGGTTAAGAGTAAAAGCGAAACTATCAGAAGAAAATAAAGTTTTTGAAACGATGGATCCTTTTTTACAAACATACGATTTACAGTACATGATAAAATGGTTTGAATCTTTACCAAACCCTAAATATAACGAACTAGATTTCATAGAACCAAATTTAGCGTTTGAATTTATGGGGGGAAAAGCAGGGGAGTTTAACATTGTTATTCGCTTATCGCTGGAACTTAACCCCACATGGTGTAAGGAAGAAGAATACGAATTTTCTATCGGTATAACTCAAGAGGATAGGGAGAATATTATTCGTTCTATTGAAGAGCAACAAAGGAAATTCCCAAAACGATAA
- a CDS encoding BglG family transcription antiterminator — protein MILDNRSISILQQIIQADSYVSVSQLMEVIQVSKRTIYYDMKKIEDWLVAEDLNSYEYIRPLGYCFDNETKQRVIKKLNGFTTSQYEYSPHERKILLVLYILTMEKRILLEDLIELVQVSRNTALADLKKIKAELVKFKLALNFNRKHGYNIIGNEHGKRNILILNLSQIISKHGWEYLISHVKYITNDNKNVKGNKDHEELLIIKNILSNCEELLGVQYTDEVLESLSVYMYLFRNRIVNGKCVEMEDAEKDVLRETKQFEAAKYIAKQFERVFFVDFPIDEIYYITTHLLGAKVNAQQKDFEKSEIDGIHSMVGYMIKDFQHYACVIFQDFKGLASDLYLHMKPAYYRVKYGIEIENPLLYTIQQNYEEVYTLTKKVIHHFEEYVGKIVSDDEMAYITMHFGAWMRKEGIVPSPRKTALLVCPNGIGTSRMLQYQLEQVFSSVDILKAISKREYESNTFDVDCIITTTELEKGKIPIFMVNPILTDSEKASLLRKVNVALYGENQNDSVDMMMGIIQKYTDILDEKSLKNELREFMSGPVHIDKEEKYKPMLNELLTREFIELENHVETWEEAIRVASEPLLQSGHISEEYISEMIANVKKLGPYIVIAPKIAIPHARPEAGVKKLGMSLLQLKEGVLFSEKQEHAVNLIIVLAAIDNETHLKALAQLSEMLSEPTNIEMLMHSNSKDKMLEMIAKYSN, from the coding sequence ATGATATTAGATAATCGAAGTATAAGTATTTTACAGCAAATTATTCAAGCGGATAGCTATGTTTCTGTATCTCAATTAATGGAAGTCATACAAGTTTCAAAGCGAACAATTTATTATGATATGAAGAAAATAGAAGATTGGTTAGTTGCAGAGGATTTAAATTCATATGAATATATTCGCCCTTTAGGCTACTGTTTTGATAATGAAACGAAGCAAAGAGTGATAAAAAAGTTAAATGGATTTACAACAAGCCAATATGAATATTCTCCACATGAACGAAAAATATTGCTGGTTCTTTATATACTAACAATGGAGAAAAGGATTCTATTAGAAGACTTAATAGAACTTGTGCAAGTCAGTCGTAATACTGCTCTTGCTGACTTGAAAAAAATAAAAGCAGAGTTAGTGAAGTTTAAGCTCGCATTAAACTTTAATCGTAAACATGGCTACAATATTATAGGGAATGAACATGGAAAACGAAATATATTAATCTTAAATCTTTCACAAATAATTTCAAAGCATGGATGGGAATATTTAATATCGCATGTGAAATATATTACGAATGATAATAAAAATGTAAAAGGTAATAAAGATCACGAGGAACTTCTTATAATAAAAAATATTTTATCAAATTGTGAAGAGCTTTTAGGGGTCCAGTACACAGATGAGGTACTTGAAAGTTTAAGCGTTTACATGTATTTATTCCGCAATCGTATTGTAAATGGAAAATGTGTTGAGATGGAAGATGCTGAAAAGGATGTACTAAGAGAAACAAAACAATTTGAAGCAGCAAAATATATTGCAAAACAGTTTGAAAGAGTATTTTTCGTGGATTTTCCAATAGATGAAATTTATTATATTACGACTCATTTGTTAGGAGCAAAAGTAAATGCTCAACAAAAAGACTTTGAAAAAAGTGAGATTGATGGAATACATTCAATGGTCGGATATATGATAAAGGATTTTCAACATTATGCTTGTGTTATATTTCAAGATTTTAAAGGACTTGCTTCAGACCTATATCTGCATATGAAACCGGCATATTATCGTGTAAAGTACGGGATTGAAATAGAAAATCCATTACTTTATACAATCCAGCAAAATTATGAAGAAGTATATACTCTTACAAAAAAAGTAATTCATCATTTTGAAGAATATGTTGGAAAAATAGTTTCAGATGATGAAATGGCATATATTACTATGCACTTTGGTGCTTGGATGAGGAAAGAGGGAATCGTTCCCAGCCCAAGAAAAACCGCGCTACTTGTTTGTCCAAATGGTATTGGTACATCACGTATGTTGCAGTACCAATTAGAGCAAGTGTTTTCAAGTGTAGATATTTTAAAAGCCATTTCAAAGCGGGAATATGAATCAAATACATTTGATGTAGATTGTATTATTACTACAACTGAACTGGAGAAGGGGAAAATTCCTATCTTTATGGTAAATCCAATTTTGACCGATTCCGAAAAAGCATCGTTACTACGAAAAGTCAATGTAGCTTTATATGGCGAAAATCAAAATGATTCAGTTGATATGATGATGGGTATTATCCAAAAATACACAGACATTTTAGATGAAAAATCTTTAAAAAATGAATTGAGAGAGTTTATGAGTGGTCCGGTACATATTGATAAGGAGGAGAAATATAAGCCTATGTTAAACGAGCTATTAACTAGAGAATTTATAGAGCTTGAGAATCACGTTGAGACGTGGGAGGAAGCAATTCGTGTTGCGTCGGAACCTTTATTACAAAGTGGACATATTTCTGAAGAATATATTTCTGAAATGATTGCGAATGTAAAGAAGTTAGGCCCGTATATTGTAATTGCACCTAAAATCGCTATACCTCATGCTCGTCCAGAAGCAGGTGTCAAAAAATTAGGGATGAGTTTATTACAACTAAAAGAGGGTGTGTTATTTTCAGAAAAACAAGAGCATGCTGTAAATTTAATTATTGTATTAGCAGCTATAGATAACGAGACACATTTGAAGGCATTGGCACAATTAAGTGAGATGTTATCTGAACCAACGAACATAGAAATGTTAATGCATTCAAATTCAAAAGATAAAATGCTAGAAATGATAGCTAAATATTCTAATTAA
- a CDS encoding PTS sugar transporter subunit IIB, which produces MKKVLVVCGNGLGSSFIIEMNVKKILTELGMQAEVSHTDLASSKSEQADLYLGAKDIICNLEDGTRTVAGLTNILDLNEIKEALQKHLM; this is translated from the coding sequence ATGAAAAAAGTATTAGTTGTATGTGGAAATGGATTAGGAAGTAGTTTTATTATAGAAATGAATGTAAAGAAAATATTAACTGAACTTGGTATGCAAGCTGAAGTTTCTCATACGGATTTAGCATCAAGTAAATCAGAACAAGCAGATCTATATTTAGGTGCGAAAGATATCATTTGCAACCTTGAAGATGGTACTCGCACAGTTGCTGGATTAACAAACATTCTAGATTTAAATGAAATTAAAGAAGCATTACAAAAACACCTGATGTAG